In Paenibacillus sp. FSL M7-0420, a single genomic region encodes these proteins:
- a CDS encoding phospho-sugar mutase: protein MTGLSPKAQDTLTRWLQDPSVDENTKEELKALAGEPKELEERFYRDLEFGTGGLRGVIGAGSNRMNRYTVGRATQGFADYILGQHTGEGRPSVVIAHDSRRFSPEFTLEAALVLAGNGIETHLFSSLRSTPQLSFTVRHLKASGGIVITASHNPPEYNGYKVYNAQGGQLVPHEAEKVIANILNVDSFNGVKRMSQEAAESAGLLHWLGAEEDEAFTDTVAAVSVSREEIASSLGRDFSIVYTPLHGTGNLPVRRVLEKIGFTQVHVVPEQEQPDSEFSTVKSPNPEEREAFTLAMKLGEELNADLLIGTDPDADRMGAVVRDNEGKFVVLSGNQSGALMIHYYLSRLQEQGKLPANGAVVKTIVTSEMGAAVASHYGATVFNTLTGFKYIGEKMNQFEQSGEYTYLFGYEESYGYLAGNYARDKDAVLAAMLIAEAGAYYKAQGKTLYDVLQELYAQFGYFLESLESRTLKGKDGVAQIQGIMNDWRTSPPHEIAGASVTQVLDYSLGLDGLPKENVLKYLLSDGSWFCLRPSGTEPKIKVYFAVVGESLDNAKHKVAELTSQVMARVDGK, encoded by the coding sequence ATGACTGGATTAAGCCCGAAGGCGCAGGATACTCTGACACGCTGGCTGCAGGACCCTTCTGTCGACGAGAACACCAAAGAAGAGCTGAAGGCTCTTGCCGGTGAACCCAAGGAACTGGAAGAACGATTCTATAGAGATCTTGAATTTGGTACAGGCGGTTTGCGCGGAGTCATCGGAGCAGGCAGTAACCGGATGAACCGTTATACTGTCGGCCGGGCTACTCAGGGCTTCGCTGATTACATTCTGGGACAGCATACGGGAGAAGGCAGACCCTCGGTGGTTATTGCCCACGATTCCCGGCGCTTCTCGCCGGAATTCACGCTGGAGGCTGCGCTTGTACTCGCCGGCAACGGAATTGAGACCCACCTGTTCTCTTCCCTGCGCTCTACGCCGCAGTTGTCCTTTACCGTCCGTCATTTGAAGGCGTCTGGAGGCATTGTAATCACTGCCAGCCACAATCCGCCTGAATACAACGGATACAAGGTCTACAATGCCCAGGGCGGACAGCTGGTGCCGCATGAAGCGGAGAAGGTTATTGCTAATATTCTGAATGTGGACTCCTTCAACGGAGTGAAGCGCATGTCTCAGGAGGCTGCAGAGAGCGCAGGCCTGCTGCACTGGCTGGGGGCCGAAGAGGACGAGGCATTTACGGATACGGTTGCTGCGGTAAGTGTCAGCCGTGAAGAGATTGCCTCTTCGCTGGGCCGTGACTTCTCCATTGTCTATACTCCGCTGCACGGGACAGGCAATCTTCCGGTCCGCCGTGTACTGGAGAAGATCGGCTTCACTCAGGTACATGTAGTTCCTGAGCAAGAACAGCCGGATTCCGAATTCTCTACCGTGAAATCACCGAATCCGGAGGAACGTGAAGCCTTCACCCTGGCGATGAAGCTGGGCGAAGAGCTGAATGCGGATCTGCTGATCGGTACAGACCCGGATGCTGACCGTATGGGCGCTGTGGTTCGTGACAACGAAGGCAAATTTGTAGTGCTGTCCGGGAATCAGTCCGGCGCGCTCATGATTCATTATTACCTGAGCCGTTTACAGGAACAAGGGAAGCTGCCGGCTAACGGCGCTGTAGTCAAGACCATTGTAACCAGTGAGATGGGTGCTGCTGTAGCCAGCCATTATGGCGCTACAGTGTTCAACACTCTGACCGGGTTCAAATATATCGGGGAGAAGATGAACCAGTTCGAGCAGTCCGGCGAGTACACGTATCTGTTCGGATATGAAGAAAGCTACGGCTATCTGGCCGGCAACTATGCCCGTGACAAGGATGCAGTCCTTGCTGCAATGCTGATCGCTGAAGCAGGTGCCTATTACAAGGCCCAGGGCAAGACCCTGTACGATGTGCTGCAAGAGCTGTATGCACAGTTCGGATACTTCCTGGAGAGCCTGGAATCCCGCACGCTGAAGGGCAAGGATGGAGTGGCCCAGATTCAGGGGATCATGAATGACTGGCGGACCAGCCCGCCGCACGAAATCGCCGGGGCATCCGTAACACAGGTGCTGGACTACTCCCTGGGACTGGACGGTCTGCCTAAGGAGAACGTGCTGAAATATCTGCTGTCGGACGGCTCCTGGTTCTGCCTGCGCCCTTCCGGCACGGAACCGAAGATCAAAGTGTATTTTGCCGTGGTGGGTGAATCTCTGGACAACGCCAAGCACAAGGTTGCGGAATTGACCAGTCAGGTTATGGCACGGGTAGACGGGAAATAA
- the fabZ gene encoding 3-hydroxyacyl-ACP dehydratase FabZ: protein MMNTNEIQEIIPHRPPFLLVDRITEIEMGKRAVGIKNVTVNEPFFAGHFPGFPVMPGVLITEALAQVGAVAILGVEANRGKIGFLAGLDGFRFRGQVVPGDTLVLEVEITRLKGSIGKGQATAKVDGKTVASGEIMFALS from the coding sequence ATGATGAATACCAATGAGATTCAAGAAATAATCCCCCACCGGCCCCCATTTCTGCTGGTGGACAGAATTACTGAAATAGAAATGGGCAAACGTGCGGTAGGCATCAAGAATGTTACAGTGAACGAGCCGTTTTTCGCCGGACACTTCCCTGGCTTCCCGGTGATGCCGGGTGTGCTGATTACGGAAGCCTTGGCTCAGGTGGGCGCTGTGGCTATTCTTGGCGTAGAAGCTAACCGGGGCAAAATCGGTTTTCTGGCCGGGCTTGACGGCTTCCGCTTCCGTGGACAGGTTGTTCCCGGCGATACCCTTGTGCTTGAGGTAGAGATTACCCGGCTTAAAGGCAGTATCGGCAAAGGACAAGCCACTGCCAAGGTGGACGGAAAGACGGTAGCTTCCGGCGAGATTATGTTCGCACTCAGCTAG
- a CDS encoding DNA-directed RNA polymerase subunit beta, protein MSREKVKTAQKAEEEQQQPVKRRRIRAWTIIQWFLIPLLLVAALGGGLVVGYVILGKKELSDVLLWSTWKHVYDLVFAP, encoded by the coding sequence ATGAGTCGTGAGAAGGTTAAGACTGCACAGAAAGCAGAAGAGGAACAGCAGCAGCCGGTGAAGCGGCGCAGGATTAGGGCCTGGACCATTATCCAGTGGTTCCTGATTCCATTGCTGCTGGTTGCCGCGCTTGGAGGCGGGCTGGTCGTAGGGTATGTGATCCTCGGCAAAAAGGAACTAAGTGATGTGCTCCTGTGGAGCACGTGGAAGCATGTATATGATCTGGTGTTCGCACCTTAA